A single genomic interval of Lepisosteus oculatus isolate fLepOcu1 chromosome 12, fLepOcu1.hap2, whole genome shotgun sequence harbors:
- the zgc:172182 gene encoding coiled-coil domain-containing protein 89, with translation MASPHRTPRDLKKMITDTKQEMDDVHTALEKLRGLSQDDKTESALLRSRIDEQSSLICILKQRADEMLLRCQALERINSELETLREDVHKELENERKRSSQLEQRFLDLAANHQELINFKDEYKRQNAELKEENERLQQENENLFCKELQEKEEVILQLTQELKDLAEQHKILEAEYKEKTNGFQTKLKELIITHQTKEASLQGELQDTQKQLKDAVEMCTELDLQLRRAMEKDALEESQLQQKLEALVKEKDELLDLSMQRGRIIQDKQKEIQELEEKREEAEKARATAEERFEKEAAAVEANLKVQDLQRCLDESEQSYNDLKKDFEAYKKHSSDLLAKEKELNAKLRHMIG, from the exons ATGGCATCTCCCCACCGAACTCCCAGAGACCTTAAAAAGATGATCACCGACACGAAGCAG GAAATGGATGACGTGCACACAGCTCTGGAGAAGCTTCGGGGTCTTTCCCAGGACGACAAGACGGAAAGTGCTCTGCTGAGATCCAGAATTGACGAGCAATCCAGCCTGATCTGCATTTTAAAGCAGAGAGCCGATGAAATGCTGCTGCGGTGCCAGGCGCTGGAGAGGATCAACAGTGAGCTGGAGACCCTGAGAGAGGACGTGCACAAGGAGCTGGAAAACGAGAGGAAGCGATCGTCCCAGCTGGAGCAGAGGTTCTTGGATTTGGCGGCCAACCACCAGGAGTTAATCAACTTCAAAGACGAGTACAAAAGACAAAACGCAGAGCTGAAGGAGGAGAACGAGAGGCTTCAGCAGGAGAATGAAAACCTCTTCTGTAAAGAGCTCCAGGAGAAAGAGGAAGTCATTTTGCAGCTTACCCAGGAATTAAAAGACCTTGCAGAACAGCACAAGATCCTAGAGGCTGAATATAA GGAAAAGACAAATGGATTCCAGACCAAATTGAAAGAACTGATCATAACCCATCAGACTAAAGAAGCATCTTTACAGGGTGAATTACAGGATACccagaaacaattaaaagaTGCTGTGGAAATGTGCACGG AACTAGACTTGCAACTCAGAAGAGCAATGGAGAAGGATGCATTGGAAGAatcccagctgcagcagaaaTTGGAGGCTCTAGTCAAGGAGAAAGATGAGCTACTGGATCTTTCAATGCAAAGAGGAAGAATAATACAG GATAAACAGAAAGAGATTCAAGAGTTagaggaaaagagagaggaAGCAGAAAAAGCAAGAGCAACTGCAGAAGAACG GTTTGAGAAAGAAGCAGCAGCTGTGGAGGCAAACCTGAAGGTTCAAGATCTTCAGCGCTGTCTTGATGAATCGGAACAGTCATACAATGACCTAAAGAAG GATTTTGAGGCctataaaaaacacagcagtgacCTTCTTGCAAAGGAAAAGGAATTAAATGCCAAACTACGCCACATGATTGGTTAA